The genomic stretch CGAACTATCGCAGATACCGGCAACGTTTCCCGATGAACCATTAGGATTATGCGGATAACCCACGTTGCTATTCCCCCGCTCATCCGTGTAGTAAAGAACTACATTCGCATATAATAAAGCGCCGGGAAGAGCCACCAGCTTACCTTCACCGTGGGCTACCGGCAGGTACAGGCTATCCATGTCCCGGGTAAATACGCAGGGGCTTTGGCGGTTCACCCCCAGATATACCCAGCGACACTCGAACTTACCCGAATCATTGGTGGCCAAGGTCACCTGCGGCATGGTCTCAGCCGATAGTTCAGGCAGAAAACCGGCTTTGACCAGCGCCTGAAAGCCGTTACAGATGCCCATAACAAGCATACCTTCCTCAACAAACCTCCGCACGTCATCACCAAGCTTCAGCTTTAGCTCATTCGCCAGCACCTTCCCGGCGGCGACATCGTCACCATAAGTAAACCCGCCGGGGATAACCATTATCTGATAGTCAGCCAACCGCTCCTCACCGTGGATCAGGCGGTTAATATGCACCAGGGAAGCGGCTGCCCCCGCCTGCTGGAAGGCAAACGCTGTCTCCGCATCGCAGTTTGCCCCCGGGGCACGTACTACCAGTACTTTTACCTTTGCCATTTTCAGACCTTACCACTTTAGTGGTTTCTGCCAGGAATCCTTTAGCTCGCCGAGGGAAGCGCTGACAACTTTTTCTCCTCGTAAACCGTATATTTCCAGTACTTCAGAATCGGTAACCTGTCCGATAGCCTTCAGGCTGACGCCACTCATTATCTCTTCAAACTTGTCTTTATTCTCCAGGGACACCTCAACCAGGAAGCGGCTGTTCGATTCCGAAAAAAGAATAAAGTCATCCCGGTCGAAACGCTCACCGAGCGGCACTGCTTTGAGGTGGATGACGGCGCCCAGTCCTCCGGCAAAAGCCATCTCCGCGATAGCCACCCCGATGCCGCCCTCACTGCAATCATGACAGGCCCTGACCAGGCCAGCTCCGGTAGCCATACTCAGTCTGTCCATCAGTTCCCGGGCACGCCGCGGGTCTACTCTGGGCACATTATTACCGGTGAAACCATGATTCTTGAAGTATTCCGAACCGCCCAGCTCATTCCGGGTCATACCCACAATATAGACCAGGTCACCGGCTTGCTTGAAGTCCATTGATATAGCCCGCCCGGTATCCTCCATAACGCTGATAGCCGAGATGAGTAAGGTATGCGGAATAGAAATAGTCTCACCCTGAAATTCAAACTCATTGTAAAGACTGTCTTTGCCGGAAATAAAGGGCGTCTCATAGACAATCGCCATATCGTAGCACGCCCGGGCAGCACGAACTAAAGCCCCCAGCATCTCCGGCCGGTCAGTATTGCCCCAGCTGAAATTATCCAGCAGGGCTACCTTCCGCAGATTACCGCCAACGGCGATTATTTGCCTCAGCGCTTCATCAATTGCCGAAGCTGCCATCCAATAAGGGTCAATATCGCCATACCTGGAATTTATACCGCTGGCCACGATTGCACCCATTGCCGAATCGAGCACCGGCCTGATAATAGCAGCATCGCCGGGTCCGTCATTATTCTTACCCACCAGGGGTTTGAGCACGCTGCCTCCCTGCACTTCATGGTCGTACTGACGTATCACCCATTCCTTGCTGCAAACGTTCCAGGCGCCCAGGATGGAAAGCAAGTCGCCGGTCAAATCCGGAGAAACGGGGAAATCAGGCTCAGGATAGCGCCGCGGCTGCCATACCGCCTCCTTCTCCACCTGGGGCAGGCCATGGTGCAGGAACTCCATGCTCAGGTCACAGACCAGTTCCCCATGGTAGAAAAGCTGCAATCTCCGGTCATCAGTGAACTCTCCGATAACGGCTGCCTCAGCGCCCTCACTGGCGAAGAGTCCGGTTAATTCGGCAATATGTTCCGGCGGCACCGCCAGCACCATCCGTTCCTGAGATTCGGAGACCCATATCTCCGAATAGGACAACCCGGCATACTTCAGCGGTACCCTGTCCAGGTAAACACGTACTCCGGTTTCTTCCGCCATCTCCCCCACTGCTGAGGAAAGCCCGCCACCACCACAATCGGTTATCCGGCGGTACAGTCCAAGGTCTCTGGCTTGCAGCAGGACATCGATAAGTCTCTTCTCGACGATAGGATTGCCAATCTGTACCGAGGTGTAAGAAACGACGCTTGATTCCTCGGTAAGCTGTTCCGAGGCAAAGGTCACGCCGTGTATGCCGTCACGCCCGGTCCTGCCGCCAACCACGACCACCAGGTCGCCGGGCTTTTGGAGTCCTTTTCGCGCCAGCTTTACCGGTAGCAGTCCCATGGTTCCGCAGAAGACCAGCGGGTTGGCGACATACCTGTCGTCAAAGAGTATCGCCCCGTTAAGAGTAGGTATTCCCAGGCGGTTACCGTAGTCAGCCACTCCCGCCCGAACTCCCTTAAAAATACGCCGGGGATGTAAAACCCCAGGTGGCAGTTTCTCATAGGGATAATCAGGAGGAGCGAAACAAAATACATCGGTATTCAGTACCGGCTTGGCACCCAGCCCGGTACCCAGCGGGTCACGCACCACCCCCCCGATGCCGGTTGAAGCCCCTCCGTACGGCTCAACGGCCGACGGATGGTTATGAGTCTCCACTTTAAAACAGAGCGCCCAGTGACCATCAAAATCAATTACTCCGGCATTATCCTCAAATACGGAAAGACACCATGATTTGCCAAGCTCCCCGGTTGCCCTGGCGATGGTGCTCTTGAGCAGGTTATCAATAGTTGTTCCATCAATAGAGATTTTAGCTTTGAATGTCTTGTGGACACAGTGCTCAGACCAGGTCTGCGCCAGCGTTTCCAGTTCAACATCAATGGGATTACGCTTCTGTTCCTGGAAATAAGTGATAATGGCTCTAAGTTCCGCATCTGTAAAACCGAATTGCCGTCTGAGCGCAAGAAACCCGTTATCATCCAGTCCCGGAAAGTCTACCTGAGTTAAGCGGAACTGGTACTGAGGATTTTTCGGAAATATGATTTCTCCCGGTTTTACCACGTGCTGGATAACCGGATTGACCAGAAGCCGGCTGCAGATAACTTCCAGTTGGCCTTCGTCCGGACTTCCCTGGATCATGTAGCGCCGGGCGGTCTTAACCGCCCGGACACCGTCAATCCCCAAATCACGGATCGCCTTGAGTATGGTAGCCTCGACCGGATCAGTGACCCCGGCATTATAAGTGACCTCAATAGCATGGTGCTTATTATTGGTTTCTCCCCCAACGGTGAAATCCGACCGGTAACGGTATTCCTGGGTCACCGGGTCAGCCAGGAGATGCTGGCACATCACCTGCAGTTCATCATCTGTCAGCTCCGCGTCCAGCCAGTAGATGTCGTTAACGCGCACATCGGAGACCGAGGTTATTGCCAGGTCATGGATGTCCCTGGCCAGTCCTTGTCCCCTGGCATCCGGCAGGTTACTCTTCAGGCAAACTTCCACTCTAAGCATCCAGCATACCAACCAATGGACAATAGACAACTAAAGGGGCTAAAAACGCCCCTCTCATACATAAAAACGACCTGCTGATATCCCGATGATATTTCAGCATATCAACGCTATTTGTTAAGCAGTTCAGTCACTACAGTATTTATCTCACGACCATCCGCTTTGCCTTTAAGCTGAGCAATAAGCCTGGACATAACCTTCCCCTTATCTCTCGGTCCCTGTGCTCCTACCTCCTCAATAACTTGACGGGCTTCAGTGATAAGCTCCTCCCGTGTTAATTGCCGGGGCAAATACCTTTCCAGGATAGCCATCTCCGCCTCTTCCTTATCCACCAGGTCCTGACGGTTACCCTGTTTGAAGGCTTCAATGCTTTCCTGGTGCTGTCTGACTTCTTTGGCGATAATACCGAGGATATCGCCATCTTCCAGAGGTGCTCTCCGTGCAATTTCAGCGTTCTGAACTGCAGCCAGAACCAGACGGAGAATCGAACGGCTCACTGTATCTCCGTCCTTCATCGCCCGCTTGAGATCGCTATTTATCCGCTCTTTTAAGCCTGCTTCCACTTTAGACTATTCCGCAGCTAACCTGATGTTACCGGAAAGATACCCGGGTCGCTTTACGCTTTCTGGCGGCTTCTTTGCGCTTCCGTTTGACACTGGGTTTCTCAAAGTACTCACGGTGCCGTATTTCCGACAAGATTCCGGACTGTTGCACCCTCCGGTTAAACCGCTTGAGCAAGCTCTCAAAGTTTTCGTTATTACCCGCAACCACACCAGTCACTTGGTCTTTAACCTCCTTGGCTACTTATTAATCTGCTCCCTGCCGGCCAACAACCCCGTCTCAATTTTAGCCAGCAATACTTTATCTGTCAAGGAAAATG from Dehalococcoidales bacterium encodes the following:
- the purQ gene encoding phosphoribosylformylglycinamidine synthase I, coding for MAKVKVLVVRAPGANCDAETAFAFQQAGAAASLVHINRLIHGEERLADYQIMVIPGGFTYGDDVAAGKVLANELKLKLGDDVRRFVEEGMLVMGICNGFQALVKAGFLPELSAETMPQVTLATNDSGKFECRWVYLGVNRQSPCVFTRDMDSLYLPVAHGEGKLVALPGALLYANVVLYYTDERGNSNVGYPHNPNGSSGNVAGICDSSGRIFGLMPHPERHIRGTQHPRWTRLSPREHGDGFQVFRNAVEWIERL
- the purL gene encoding phosphoribosylformylglycinamidine synthase subunit PurL is translated as MLRVEVCLKSNLPDARGQGLARDIHDLAITSVSDVRVNDIYWLDAELTDDELQVMCQHLLADPVTQEYRYRSDFTVGGETNNKHHAIEVTYNAGVTDPVEATILKAIRDLGIDGVRAVKTARRYMIQGSPDEGQLEVICSRLLVNPVIQHVVKPGEIIFPKNPQYQFRLTQVDFPGLDDNGFLALRRQFGFTDAELRAIITYFQEQKRNPIDVELETLAQTWSEHCVHKTFKAKISIDGTTIDNLLKSTIARATGELGKSWCLSVFEDNAGVIDFDGHWALCFKVETHNHPSAVEPYGGASTGIGGVVRDPLGTGLGAKPVLNTDVFCFAPPDYPYEKLPPGVLHPRRIFKGVRAGVADYGNRLGIPTLNGAILFDDRYVANPLVFCGTMGLLPVKLARKGLQKPGDLVVVVGGRTGRDGIHGVTFASEQLTEESSVVSYTSVQIGNPIVEKRLIDVLLQARDLGLYRRITDCGGGGLSSAVGEMAEETGVRVYLDRVPLKYAGLSYSEIWVSESQERMVLAVPPEHIAELTGLFASEGAEAAVIGEFTDDRRLQLFYHGELVCDLSMEFLHHGLPQVEKEAVWQPRRYPEPDFPVSPDLTGDLLSILGAWNVCSKEWVIRQYDHEVQGGSVLKPLVGKNNDGPGDAAIIRPVLDSAMGAIVASGINSRYGDIDPYWMAASAIDEALRQIIAVGGNLRKVALLDNFSWGNTDRPEMLGALVRAARACYDMAIVYETPFISGKDSLYNEFEFQGETISIPHTLLISAISVMEDTGRAISMDFKQAGDLVYIVGMTRNELGGSEYFKNHGFTGNNVPRVDPRRARELMDRLSMATGAGLVRACHDCSEGGIGVAIAEMAFAGGLGAVIHLKAVPLGERFDRDDFILFSESNSRFLVEVSLENKDKFEEIMSGVSLKAIGQVTDSEVLEIYGLRGEKVVSASLGELKDSWQKPLKW
- a CDS encoding GatB/YqeY domain-containing protein, which translates into the protein MEAGLKERINSDLKRAMKDGDTVSRSILRLVLAAVQNAEIARRAPLEDGDILGIIAKEVRQHQESIEAFKQGNRQDLVDKEEAEMAILERYLPRQLTREELITEARQVIEEVGAQGPRDKGKVMSRLIAQLKGKADGREINTVVTELLNK
- the rpsU gene encoding 30S ribosomal protein S21, with translation MTGVVAGNNENFESLLKRFNRRVQQSGILSEIRHREYFEKPSVKRKRKEAARKRKATRVSFR